In Aquimarina sp. TRL1, a single window of DNA contains:
- a CDS encoding cytochrome c oxidase subunit II, with product MTVFLTLVVIALFGISLWQMSKLMNLARGKEGATEIANDKDNDTQGKLMLAFVGFIYLLTIYCFTNYYTYFLPESASEHGKDYDTLMMISVVLIMIVLILTQGLLHYFAYKYRGKEGNKALYFADNDKLEFIWTIIPVIVLAGLIIYGLFTWTDIMNFDEEEGDPLIVELYGYQFGWRARYAGEDNVLGKANVRFIEGVNTLGLDVSDSYGMDDKVASELHLPVNRRVIFKMRSQDILHSAYMPFFRAQMNVVPGMITEFSYIPTVTSEEMRNSEFMVEKVATINKIRKEKSKKLVAAGDEALEEYKFDYYLLCNKICGTSHYNMQMKIVVESEEDYKEWIKTQKTFKEQMSAQASN from the coding sequence ATGACTGTATTCTTAACCTTAGTAGTTATAGCTCTTTTCGGGATCTCTTTATGGCAAATGTCAAAGCTGATGAATTTGGCCAGAGGTAAGGAGGGTGCTACAGAAATTGCCAATGATAAAGATAATGATACACAAGGTAAGTTGATGCTTGCGTTTGTAGGATTTATATACTTATTAACCATATATTGTTTTACTAATTATTATACTTATTTTTTACCTGAGTCTGCTTCAGAGCATGGAAAAGATTATGATACTCTGATGATGATATCAGTAGTGTTAATTATGATTGTTTTGATACTTACTCAAGGATTATTGCATTATTTTGCATATAAATACAGAGGTAAAGAAGGTAATAAAGCATTGTACTTCGCAGATAATGACAAACTGGAATTTATATGGACTATTATTCCTGTAATAGTGTTAGCCGGATTGATTATTTACGGGTTATTTACCTGGACTGATATTATGAATTTTGATGAAGAAGAAGGAGATCCTTTAATTGTAGAATTATATGGGTATCAGTTTGGATGGAGAGCTCGTTATGCAGGAGAAGATAATGTGTTAGGTAAGGCAAATGTTCGTTTTATAGAAGGAGTGAATACTTTAGGGTTAGATGTTTCTGATAGCTATGGAATGGATGATAAGGTTGCAAGTGAACTTCACTTACCAGTGAATAGAAGAGTGATCTTTAAGATGAGATCTCAGGATATTCTTCACTCTGCATATATGCCATTCTTTAGAGCTCAAATGAATGTAGTTCCAGGAATGATCACTGAGTTTTCGTACATTCCTACAGTAACTTCGGAAGAAATGAGAAATAGTGAGTTTATGGTAGAGAAAGTAGCTACGATAAATAAAATCAGAAAAGAAAAGAGTAAGAAATTAGTTGCCGCAGGTGATGAAGCTTTAGAAGAGTATAAATTTGATTATTACCTATTGTGTAATAAGATTTGTGGTACTTCTCATTATAATATGCAAATGAAGATTGTTGTAGAGTCAGAAGAAGATTATAAGGAGTGGATTAAAACACAAAAGACGTTTAAGGAGCAAATGTCTGCACAGGCATCTAATTAG
- a CDS encoding quinol:cytochrome C oxidoreductase, whose protein sequence is MYTLPNKLKLFSLILVVVGLIGLIAGFATTPSSIEEVKEQLAAHDAHGGGHGNAHEVKNSHAESAGHGEGHETKSHGEEAGHGDAHGGDAHYEHVLHQLQNKPWASLYIAAFFFFMISLGVLAFYAIQIAAQAGWSPVLFRVMEAITAYLVPGGIIMFVILALSGFHVNHLFVWADPEVVAHDKLIQGKSGWLNSWGFIIRAALFLAGWMLYRHFAVKFSRKQDEDATGNKWYKKSFKISAAFLVFFIYTESMMSWDWIMSFDPHWFSTLFGWYVFAGLFVSGITTIAMITIFLKSRGYLEFVNNSHIHDLAKFMFGISIFWTYLWFSQFLLIWFSNIPEEVTYYITRIDDYKLPFFGMVAMNFIFPLLVLMNSDFKRVNWFVVMAGVIILSGHYLDVYNMVMPATVGASWFIGLSEISAVLLFLGVFLYVVFSALTKAPLLAKGNPFIEESKHFHY, encoded by the coding sequence ATGTATACGCTACCAAATAAGTTAAAACTATTTTCTCTCATTCTTGTTGTTGTGGGACTTATAGGGCTAATAGCTGGATTTGCTACTACACCAAGTTCAATAGAAGAAGTTAAAGAACAGCTGGCAGCACATGACGCTCATGGTGGTGGTCATGGAAATGCTCATGAAGTAAAGAATTCACATGCTGAGTCAGCAGGTCATGGAGAAGGACATGAAACAAAAAGTCACGGTGAAGAGGCTGGACATGGTGATGCACACGGTGGAGATGCTCATTATGAGCATGTTTTACATCAGTTACAAAATAAGCCTTGGGCTTCTTTGTATATAGCCGCGTTCTTTTTCTTTATGATTTCACTAGGAGTGTTAGCATTTTATGCAATTCAAATAGCTGCACAAGCAGGCTGGTCTCCGGTTTTATTCAGAGTAATGGAAGCTATTACAGCATATTTAGTGCCTGGAGGGATTATAATGTTTGTAATTTTAGCGCTATCAGGATTCCATGTTAATCACTTATTTGTTTGGGCAGACCCTGAAGTGGTAGCACATGATAAGCTGATTCAGGGGAAATCTGGATGGTTGAACTCTTGGGGGTTCATTATCAGAGCAGCATTGTTTTTAGCTGGGTGGATGTTATATCGTCATTTTGCAGTTAAATTTTCAAGAAAACAAGATGAAGATGCTACAGGAAATAAATGGTATAAGAAAAGCTTTAAAATTTCTGCTGCCTTTTTAGTATTCTTTATTTATACAGAATCAATGATGTCATGGGATTGGATTATGAGTTTTGATCCTCACTGGTTCAGTACATTATTTGGATGGTATGTTTTTGCTGGATTATTTGTTTCAGGAATTACTACAATCGCAATGATTACTATCTTTCTTAAATCAAGAGGATACTTAGAATTTGTTAATAATAGCCATATTCATGATTTGGCAAAATTCATGTTTGGTATTAGTATATTTTGGACATATTTATGGTTCTCTCAGTTCTTGTTAATATGGTTCTCTAATATTCCAGAAGAGGTAACCTATTACATAACTCGTATAGATGATTATAAATTACCTTTCTTCGGTATGGTAGCAATGAACTTTATTTTCCCATTGTTGGTATTGATGAATAGTGACTTCAAACGAGTTAACTGGTTTGTAGTGATGGCGGGAGTAATTATTTTATCAGGGCATTATTTAGATGTTTATAATATGGTTATGCCGGCAACAGTAGGTGCGTCTTGGTTTATTGGTTTAAGCGAGATTAGCGCAGTACTATTGTTTTTGGGAGTATTCCTGTACGTGGTATTTAGTGCATTGACAAAAGCACCATTATTAGCAAAAGGAAATCCTTTTATTGAGGAAAGTAAGCACTTCCATTATTAA
- the ruvB gene encoding Holliday junction branch migration DNA helicase RuvB, with protein MNDNLNPSNEHFTPEEMDVEKALRPLSFEDFAGQDQVLENLKIFVKAANLRDEALDHTLFHGPPGLGKTTLAHIVANELGVGIKVTSGPVLDKPGDLAGLLTNLDDRDVLFIDEIHRLSPIVEEYLYSAMEDYKIDIMIESGPNARTVQINLNPFTLVGATTRSGLLTSPMRARFGIQSRLQYYTTELLASIIERSAFILKVPINLEAAIEIAGRSRGTPRIANALLRRVRDFAQIKGNGRIDIEIAKYALKALNVDAHGLDEMDNKILTTLIDKFKGGPVGITTLATAVSESAETIEEVYEPFLIQQGFIMRTPRGREVTELAYKHLGKTKGGIQGGLF; from the coding sequence ATGAATGATAATTTGAATCCGTCCAATGAACATTTTACTCCAGAGGAGATGGATGTAGAAAAAGCCTTACGCCCCTTATCCTTTGAGGATTTTGCAGGGCAAGATCAGGTGTTGGAGAACTTGAAAATTTTCGTTAAAGCAGCTAATCTTAGAGATGAAGCTTTGGATCATACATTGTTTCACGGTCCTCCTGGTCTGGGGAAAACAACTTTGGCACATATTGTAGCAAATGAGTTAGGTGTAGGTATAAAAGTAACATCCGGACCTGTACTAGATAAGCCAGGAGATTTAGCAGGGTTACTTACAAATTTAGATGATAGGGATGTGCTGTTTATAGATGAGATCCATCGTTTAAGTCCTATAGTAGAAGAGTATTTGTATTCTGCCATGGAAGATTATAAAATAGACATTATGATTGAAAGTGGTCCAAACGCTAGGACAGTTCAGATTAATCTAAATCCATTCACCTTAGTTGGAGCAACAACGAGATCGGGATTGTTAACCTCTCCGATGAGAGCCCGTTTTGGAATACAATCCAGATTACAATACTACACAACAGAATTATTAGCCTCTATAATAGAAAGAAGTGCTTTTATCTTAAAAGTACCGATTAATTTAGAAGCTGCTATTGAAATTGCAGGGAGGAGTAGAGGAACTCCTAGAATTGCGAATGCATTATTGCGTAGAGTACGTGATTTTGCCCAGATAAAAGGAAATGGACGAATTGATATAGAAATTGCAAAATATGCTCTAAAGGCGCTAAATGTTGATGCACATGGCTTAGATGAAATGGATAATAAAATTTTGACTACGCTAATAGATAAATTCAAAGGAGGTCCTGTCGGGATTACCACTTTGGCAACAGCAGTTAGTGAAAGTGCAGAAACTATAGAAGAGGTATATGAACCTTTTCTGATTCAACAAGGGTTTATAATGAGGACCCCTAGAGGGAGAGAAGTTACAGAATTAGCGTATAAGCATCTTGGGAAAACTAAAGGAGGTATTCAGGGAGGATTGTTTTAG
- a CDS encoding DUF3341 domain-containing protein, whose protein sequence is MASKVIQAFYTDDDVLMDAVKKVRKEHHHIEEVFTPFPVHGLDKAMGLPHTRLAITAFMYGCLGLTVAITMMNFIMIEDWPQNIGGKPSFSFIENMPSFVPVMFELTVFFSAHLMVITFYMRSRIWPFKEAENPDVRTTDDHFLMEVSATSENVDELIGMLAETGATEIKVKDKQGDNH, encoded by the coding sequence ATGGCATCAAAAGTTATACAAGCATTTTATACGGATGATGATGTGTTAATGGACGCAGTGAAGAAAGTTCGTAAAGAGCATCATCATATAGAAGAAGTGTTTACTCCTTTCCCTGTTCACGGTTTGGATAAAGCGATGGGACTACCACATACAAGACTAGCAATTACTGCTTTTATGTATGGATGTCTGGGATTAACAGTGGCAATCACTATGATGAATTTTATCATGATTGAGGATTGGCCACAGAATATCGGAGGAAAACCAAGTTTTAGTTTTATAGAAAACATGCCATCTTTTGTGCCAGTAATGTTCGAGCTTACAGTATTTTTCTCCGCTCACTTAATGGTAATCACATTCTATATGAGAAGTAGAATATGGCCATTCAAAGAAGCAGAAAATCCAGATGTAAGAACTACTGATGACCATTTTTTAATGGAAGTGAGTGCTACCAGTGAAAATGTAGATGAATTGATCGGAATGTTGGCAGAAACTGGAGCTACAGAAATAAAAGTTAAAGATAAGCAAGGAGATAACCATTAG
- a CDS encoding cytochrome c, which translates to MKNTIKILALAILVSSIVSCKNEKSPNYVFMPNMYESVGYETYGDYEIFEDGQEAMLPVEGTVPRGWMPYDYENSPAGYKQAKDSLKNPLRYTEENLEKGKELYTIYCAICHGDKGKGKGTLVKRDKILGVPSYDDIGRAITEGSIYHVMYYGINSMGSYASQTSEHERWQIVQYVQKLKADLEGKTPRLDKEEGKKPEVHEEKVALHDASAEDHKKPAQEVHH; encoded by the coding sequence ATGAAGAATACTATAAAAATATTAGCCCTGGCAATACTGGTAAGTAGTATTGTTTCTTGTAAAAACGAAAAGAGTCCTAACTATGTCTTCATGCCTAATATGTATGAGTCTGTGGGCTATGAAACTTACGGGGATTATGAAATTTTCGAAGATGGTCAGGAAGCAATGTTGCCTGTAGAAGGAACAGTTCCAAGAGGATGGATGCCTTATGATTATGAAAACTCTCCAGCTGGATATAAGCAGGCAAAAGATAGCTTGAAAAATCCACTTCGTTATACAGAAGAAAATCTGGAAAAAGGAAAAGAACTATATACGATTTACTGTGCAATATGTCATGGTGATAAAGGAAAAGGAAAAGGAACGTTAGTTAAAAGAGATAAAATTTTAGGAGTTCCGAGTTATGATGATATTGGAAGAGCTATTACGGAAGGTAGTATATATCACGTAATGTATTACGGAATTAACTCTATGGGATCTTATGCTTCTCAAACAAGCGAGCACGAACGTTGGCAAATAGTTCAGTATGTTCAGAAGTTGAAAGCTGATTTGGAAGGAAAAACTCCAAGATTGGATAAAGAAGAAGGTAAGAAACCAGAAGTACATGAAGAGAAAGTTGCTCTTCATGATGCGTCAGCTGAAGATCACAAGAAACCAGCACAAGAAGTGCACCATTAA
- a CDS encoding cbb3-type cytochrome c oxidase subunit I: MSAIAHGEDHAHGHAHDDHGHHKETFITKYIFSIDHKMIAKQYLVTGLIMGIIGIAMSILFRLQLAWPDHKFTVYEIFLGKFGVDGVMDPSMYLSLVTIHGTIMVFFVLTAGLSGTFSNLLIPLQIGARDMASGFLNMVSYWLFFLSAVIMVLSLFAEAGPANAGWTIYPPLSALPQAIGGSGTGMTLWLASMAIFIASSLIGSLNYVVTVINLRTKGMSMTRLPLTIWAFFVTAIIGIISFPVLLSAALLLIMDRSFGTSFFLSDIYIQGEVLHNQGGSPVLFEHLFWFLGHPEVYIVLLPALGITSEIIATNARKPIFGYRAMVASILAIAFLSTIVWGHHMFVSGMNPFLGSVFTFTTLLIAIPSAVKSFNYITTLWKGNLQFNPAMLFSIGLVSTFITGGLTGIILGDSTLDINVHDTYFVVAHFHLVMGISALYGLFAGVYHWFPKMYGRMMNKNLGYAHFWITAIGAYGVFFPMHFVGMAGLPRRYYTNSNFPYFDDLQDTNVLITVFAIITAAAQFIFLYNFISSMYYGKKAEKNPWNSNTLEWTTPVEHIHGNWPGELPTVYRWAYDYSKTDENGEYVIPGQDFAPQTHPMQDGEEVLHH, encoded by the coding sequence ATGTCAGCAATAGCACACGGAGAAGATCACGCACACGGACATGCTCATGACGATCACGGTCATCATAAGGAAACTTTTATTACTAAATATATATTTAGTATTGATCATAAAATGATTGCAAAACAGTATTTGGTTACTGGTTTGATCATGGGTATTATCGGTATTGCAATGTCTATTTTATTTAGATTGCAATTAGCATGGCCTGATCATAAATTTACTGTGTATGAAATTTTCTTAGGAAAATTTGGTGTGGATGGAGTGATGGATCCTAGTATGTACCTGTCATTGGTTACGATACACGGTACGATCATGGTATTCTTTGTTCTTACTGCAGGGTTGAGTGGTACTTTTAGTAACTTATTGATTCCGTTGCAGATTGGAGCTAGAGATATGGCTTCTGGTTTTCTGAACATGGTTTCATACTGGTTGTTCTTTTTAAGTGCTGTGATCATGGTGTTATCTCTTTTTGCAGAGGCTGGACCAGCAAATGCAGGATGGACAATTTATCCTCCTTTAAGTGCATTGCCTCAAGCGATCGGTGGTTCTGGAACAGGAATGACGTTATGGCTGGCTTCTATGGCTATTTTTATCGCGTCTTCATTGATCGGTTCTTTGAACTATGTGGTAACAGTAATAAACTTAAGAACTAAAGGGATGTCTATGACTAGACTTCCATTGACAATCTGGGCATTTTTTGTTACAGCAATTATTGGTATTATTTCATTCCCGGTTTTATTATCAGCAGCATTGTTGTTGATTATGGATAGAAGCTTTGGAACATCTTTCTTTTTAAGTGATATTTATATTCAGGGAGAGGTATTGCATAACCAGGGTGGTTCACCGGTATTGTTTGAGCACTTATTCTGGTTCTTAGGACACCCAGAGGTATATATTGTATTATTACCTGCACTGGGAATAACATCAGAAATTATAGCAACAAATGCAAGAAAGCCAATTTTCGGGTATCGAGCGATGGTTGCATCAATTCTTGCAATTGCATTCCTTTCTACAATCGTATGGGGACACCATATGTTCGTATCAGGGATGAATCCTTTCTTAGGATCTGTGTTTACATTTACAACCTTATTGATTGCAATTCCTTCAGCGGTAAAATCGTTTAACTATATTACCACTTTATGGAAAGGAAACTTGCAATTTAATCCGGCTATGTTGTTCTCTATAGGTCTGGTATCTACCTTCATTACAGGAGGACTTACAGGAATTATCTTAGGAGATAGTACCTTGGATATTAACGTTCATGATACGTATTTCGTAGTAGCTCACTTCCACCTGGTAATGGGTATTTCAGCACTGTACGGTTTATTTGCCGGAGTATATCACTGGTTCCCTAAGATGTACGGTAGAATGATGAATAAGAATTTAGGATATGCGCATTTCTGGATTACAGCAATCGGAGCATATGGAGTATTCTTCCCTATGCACTTTGTTGGAATGGCGGGATTACCTAGAAGATATTATACAAATTCTAATTTCCCATATTTTGATGATTTACAAGATACAAATGTATTGATTACTGTATTTGCTATTATCACAGCAGCAGCGCAATTCATTTTCTTATATAACTTTATCTCTTCTATGTATTATGGTAAAAAGGCAGAAAAGAACCCTTGGAATTCTAACACATTAGAATGGACTACACCTGTAGAACATATTCATGGTAACTGGCCAGGAGAATTACCAACAGTATACAGATGGGCATATGACTATAGTAAGACTGATGAGAATGGAGAGTATGTGATTCCTGGACAGGATTTTGCGCCACAAACACATCCAATGCAGGACGGAGAAGAAGTATTACATCATTAA
- a CDS encoding cytochrome P450, whose product MKYNVLGEVSFLELIKNARNILLNPLPFHRRNFAKHGDVFRVHLGGGKKVLFTRDPNMARHMLQKQHRKYHKSSLQTKDLAKYIGEGLLTSNGEKWLQQRRLIQPAFHRKKLKILVDTMRDVIESSVMSFPKNKEIDVLPLMSDLAFEVVAKSLFGYEDPDTISRLQYITEKAQHTLIKEVRQPYKKWWFYLTGVTQRTLRLTKDARKLLEKIIQDRRASGEKKDDLLGMLLESRYDNGNAMSMDQLIDEILILFVAGHETTANALAFSLFLLAKDQKIQQKVFEEVSKVDPKGAIFESLNELSYTRQCIEETMRLYPPAYFSDRVSIADDTFEGMELPAGTQVLISFYEIHRNSQFWEQAEIFNPDRFDPVAKKDFSNCYFPFGSGPRMCIGNNFAMYEMVIALSSIVRSYKITTNETSIEVTPLITLKPKNARLTFDQRTN is encoded by the coding sequence ATGAAGTATAATGTCCTTGGAGAAGTATCTTTTCTCGAGCTGATAAAGAATGCTAGAAATATCCTGCTAAATCCATTGCCTTTTCATAGACGTAATTTTGCTAAACATGGAGATGTATTTAGAGTCCATTTAGGAGGTGGAAAAAAAGTACTTTTTACCAGAGATCCGAATATGGCACGTCACATGCTTCAAAAGCAACATAGGAAATATCACAAATCATCACTGCAAACTAAAGATTTAGCTAAGTATATAGGAGAAGGGCTTTTGACATCAAATGGGGAGAAATGGCTACAACAACGACGACTCATTCAGCCAGCTTTTCATAGGAAAAAACTAAAGATTTTGGTGGATACGATGCGGGACGTTATAGAAAGTAGCGTTATGTCTTTTCCGAAAAATAAAGAAATAGATGTATTGCCATTGATGAGTGATCTGGCATTTGAAGTAGTAGCAAAATCTTTGTTTGGATACGAGGATCCGGATACCATTTCACGATTGCAATATATAACGGAAAAAGCTCAACATACACTGATAAAAGAGGTACGGCAACCATACAAAAAATGGTGGTTTTATTTGACAGGAGTAACACAAAGAACATTGCGTTTGACAAAGGATGCTAGGAAATTGCTAGAAAAGATTATTCAAGATAGAAGAGCTTCCGGAGAAAAAAAAGATGATTTATTAGGGATGTTGCTGGAGTCGAGGTATGACAATGGGAACGCTATGAGTATGGATCAGCTAATTGATGAAATTTTGATTCTGTTTGTCGCAGGGCATGAAACTACGGCCAATGCCTTGGCATTTTCACTTTTTCTGTTAGCTAAAGACCAGAAAATACAACAAAAAGTATTTGAAGAGGTGAGTAAGGTCGATCCAAAAGGTGCAATTTTTGAAAGCCTGAATGAACTATCTTATACCAGGCAGTGTATTGAAGAAACGATGCGACTGTACCCCCCAGCGTATTTTTCAGATAGAGTGTCAATAGCAGATGATACATTCGAAGGAATGGAGCTCCCGGCAGGAACTCAGGTTTTGATTTCATTTTATGAAATTCATAGGAATTCGCAATTTTGGGAACAAGCAGAAATCTTTAATCCAGATCGCTTTGATCCAGTAGCTAAAAAAGACTTTTCTAATTGTTATTTTCCTTTTGGTTCCGGTCCGAGAATGTGTATCGGAAATAATTTTGCGATGTATGAAATGGTAATTGCTTTATCCTCGATTGTTAGAAGTTATAAAATAACAACTAATGAAACTAGTATTGAAGTAACTCCATTGATAACGTTGAAGCCTAAAAATGCACGATTGACTTTTGATCAAAGAACGAATTGA
- the queG gene encoding tRNA epoxyqueuosine(34) reductase QueG — translation MSNKAKYSALIKEEAKRLGFLSCGISKAGFLEEEAPRLEKWLTKNMNGEMSYMENHFDKRLDPTKLVDDAKSVISLLLNYYPSETQKDDTAPKLSKYAYGRDYHFVIKDKLKQLYEYITETIGEVSGRAFVDSAPVLDKAWAAKSGLGWIGKNSNLITRKVGSFYFIAELIIDLDLEYDTIVSDHCGTCTACIDACPTQAIVEPYVVDGSKCISYFTIELKDEIPSGFKGQFDQWMFGCDVCQDVCPWNRFSKPHNEPLFNPKPELLEMTKKDWEEITQEVFSKVFQKSAVKRTKFSGLKRNIDFLNS, via the coding sequence GTGAGTAATAAAGCAAAATATAGTGCCCTGATTAAAGAAGAAGCAAAACGACTTGGTTTTTTATCATGTGGTATTAGCAAAGCCGGTTTTTTAGAGGAAGAAGCACCGCGCCTGGAGAAATGGTTGACTAAAAATATGAATGGAGAAATGTCATATATGGAAAACCATTTTGATAAACGACTCGACCCTACAAAACTGGTAGATGATGCAAAAAGTGTTATCTCTTTATTGCTGAACTATTATCCTTCCGAAACCCAAAAAGATGATACGGCTCCTAAATTATCAAAATATGCATACGGTAGAGATTACCATTTTGTAATTAAAGATAAACTAAAGCAGTTGTATGAATATATAACAGAAACCATAGGGGAGGTTTCCGGAAGAGCATTTGTGGATTCTGCTCCTGTGTTGGATAAGGCATGGGCAGCAAAAAGTGGATTAGGGTGGATTGGGAAAAACAGCAACTTGATCACCAGGAAAGTAGGTTCTTTTTATTTTATAGCTGAGTTGATCATAGACTTGGATCTGGAGTATGATACAATTGTTTCTGATCATTGCGGAACTTGTACGGCCTGTATTGATGCTTGTCCTACTCAGGCAATTGTAGAACCGTATGTGGTTGATGGGAGCAAGTGTATATCGTATTTTACGATAGAATTAAAAGACGAAATACCATCTGGTTTCAAAGGTCAGTTTGATCAATGGATGTTTGGATGTGATGTGTGCCAGGATGTGTGTCCGTGGAATCGCTTTTCAAAACCGCATAATGAACCATTATTTAATCCTAAACCAGAATTGCTGGAGATGACCAAAAAAGATTGGGAAGAGATTACCCAGGAGGTGTTTTCCAAAGTCTTTCAGAAATCGGCAGTAAAAAGAACAAAATTTTCTGGTTTAAAACGAAATATTGACTTTTTAAACTCTTAA